AAAAACCTTCTGCTGAGCAAATGATTTTCCGACAGGACGACAGATTAAGCGATCGATTTTATATTTCTCTTCGCCAAAGGTTTTGGTTACTTTGAGGCTCGCAGTTTTGTTATTTTTATCAAGCGTTACAACAGCCCAGAATTTAGGATAGAACAGGGGCAACTTCACCTTGCCTTGCTTTTCCATTGAAACTGGAGCAAGATACAAAGTGTTTTTTGTAACATCAACGCCCGCTCCAGCAAGCACATCTGTTACAAACCATGTTACCGGAGCTGTCATATAAGTAACCTCATCCGGCTGCCATAGATTTTGCGTCCATGTCCAGCCGTTGCGCAGATGCACAAGCTGGATGTGTTTCATGATGTCCAGACCATCCTGCAAAAATCCTGCCTGTATTGCGGCCATAGCAGTATAGCTTTCAAGATAAAACGGCCAGCAGGTTGACTTGCCGTAATCGCCCTGTTCGGCCTGCTTGGCTGGAATATCCCATACTTTAGGTGCATAATAATCAACCGAATTACCGACATTTGTTTTCAGCTGGGCGATAATTGAAGATTTGACCATCTCAACAGGGAAATTCTCGTTCCACTGACAATAACGGGAAACGAACTGCCCCGCCAACTGCCCGCTGAACATCACATCATCAAGGCGGTTCGTGCCGTCAGGATCGCATCCATAGGCAAAATACTCACCGTTCCACAAATAATTAACAGCATCCTGAACACTTCTTTCCTTCTGATATCGGCATTCTTGAGCAAGCTGATTCTCGTCCAGGGCATCAAAAAGAACCGCTGCGGCATCCATGAAAACCGGATAAGTTGTTGCGGTGTATGAATAAATCTCCGGATGCCAGAAATCGTCATAGGTAGTGTAGCCAACGGGTATCTCCAAGTCGTAGAGCATTCTTTCTTTCAGGAAAGCAACCGCACCCTTAATCTCATCGCGGAACTGGGCTATGTATTCTAAATCTCCTGTCTGCTGATATTCTTTTGCAAGCTGCACGAGCCAACTGCCGGAATTATCAAGCATCCAGCCCTCTGGGGTTGGAGTTTGGCCGTCTCTGGAGGCAATACCGATGTAGTAGTGGCCGTCGAAGTGGAGAATTTGGTCCATCGAACCGGGCGTATGGCCGAACAGCTCCATTTCAGAACGGTCTATTTCTGTGAAGAATTTTTGGAAGAACGGATGCGAACTCATGCGCTGGTCCATAGTACCAGCCAATCCGCCCATCATACCCTCCATCACGGTGAAATCTCCAGCTTTGTTGAGAATAGAGTTTGTATAAATAACGTAGCCGCTGTTTATCAGCTTGAATTTGAGCCAATCCGGCATAGTTGAATCGAGAACCGGTTTATGCCACTCACGTGATTTCCTGAGAATTCTCGAGCGATTTTTTGCTGCATAGGAAACAAGCTCTTTAATATTATCGAAATAGTTATGGTAATACCGGCAGTAATCAGCCGAACCGAAATAAGTAACTGGATCGGCTTTTTCACGGTCAATTCGGTATTCGGGAGCGAACCATGCCAGCATAAAACGGACTGTTTTGGATTCGCCAGCCTTAAGATGCGTTTTTATAGCAACAGCGGAAGCAGCAGCTCCTTCGCCATGCGAGGAGAGAGGCTGGCTCATATCAGGATCAAACTCGCCTGACTTTACAAAAGATTTCCACGTTTGAGGATTATCAACTTTCCATTCGGGAAGAAAGGTTATTTCAGCACCTGAAGTTTTTTCAGCAAGAATTGCTGTTTTGTTGTTATAGTTCTGGTAGGTCATTTTTGATGGCTTAAGCTTTTTTGAATACTGCAAGAGCCCTGAGAAACTGCCCACTTTCAGGGGGGCAACGCGGGTTTGCGGCTTTTCCATAGGCTGTAAGCCTTTTTCGGGGTGCTGGTCTTTTACTGTATTCAGCCCCCAAGCATTATTGCTAACTTGATTGAATATAGATGGGTCAGCGTAGTCAGAGATTCCTCTTGCGATAATGTCTTCCCAAGAAAATGCAACACTGAAATCACTGTCTTTGCCAGTGATATTTTTCACAGTAACATCAAGCCAAGCAACAGGCAGCGAGGAATCTTTGATGTTATGGGGAATAAGGCCGGAGTAAGCGTTGAGTGTAACACCATTGCCGTAATCGCATTTGATTGTGGGAAAAAGCCCTTTATAGGTAACGTTGTCCACCGTATCCATACCGGCAACGCTATTGAGCTGCAGGAGTTTTGCATCTTCTCCGTTCCAGTAAGCCAGGAAACTGCCCTGCACATCTTTCAACACTCCTGCTTCGTGAGTATTATTCAGAGCGATACGAGTGAAAGCTCCGTTTGGAGCAATATCAAAGCAACCTGTACCGATACCGCCGAGCGGCACACCACTGGGACCTTTGTGATTCTTCAAAGCCAGATAGTCATAATCGGACTTCCCCACTTTAACCATATCTCTTCGTTCCTGCATCGCATTAACTTCGTCTGCACCGTAGTCAATTTCTTCAGCCAAAGCAGCAGCTCCGAGAATACTGACAACAATAAAACACGCTAATCTTTTTACTTTCATAATTTGCTCCTAATAGATACGGTCTGGATAAATTTAAGCAATTAAAATGATGCTCCTTAGCATAAAAGAGCTCAGCTTTAATCAATTCTCATCGCAAACCCTAAGCCAGTTAAAATTTATCACTCATTTATTAACGAAAATGCTGATTTTACAATTACTAATCAGCAAAACTTATTTTGAACAATTCAAACAGCCTGCAAACGCAGACTAAAAATTCTGCAGCAATTATTTTTGCCAGCCTTCAGAGAAATAAGGAAAATCTCTGAGATCAACGCTTTGATTTTGGTCAAAATCTGCAGAAATCCCTTCGCCTTTTTCAAGCCAGCTTTTTCCAAACTGAAAGAGATCAGTTTCGTCCACCCGGCAGTCTTTATTCAAATCACCCTTAAGATACGGTGAACAGGGGCCATCATTCATAAGAGATCTAATTTCTTCGTGGGAAAGAGGTCTGCCGTATATGACCACATCGTCAAGTATTCCAAAGAAAGCTTCCTCAACCGCAGCTTCTGCGGGTTTGCCAATTCGAATCGGCACAGAGGTATTCGCTGGCGAATGAACGATATCAGTTCGTTCTGCAGCAAGCTCGCCATTTATATAAAGCCGACCTTCGTTTTCATTCAGTGTACAGGCGACATGCACCCACTCACCCGGCGAATAGCCGTTTGCTGCCATAATGGTTTGATGATTGGATTCACTGCCAACGCGGAACCATATCTCACCGGTCTCACGCAATTTAACATTCCAGCCGGTGCCGCTGTTATCGTTAGGCAATTTATCAACGGGAACCTGAAGCTGCAGTCTTCTGGATTTCATCCAGAAGGCAGCTGTGAGCCATTCGGATGAGCCTGCTTGATTGCCAAAGTCTATGCTGTCATCATCGCCGTCAAAGCGTATTGCACTAATACCTCTTTTGGCTTCGCCCTCAGAAGTAAATTCGGGACTGCCGAACTTTTCGTAAGAATGATTATCTGCAAAGCGGTTTTCAGTGTCTAATTCAAGCGGCCAGTATGCTGCTTTTGTGTTAAAATACAATTGATCTATCATTTCATCGGGTGTTACAACCCTGACGTTATCATCAAAATCCTGAATAGCATTATGCACCTCCTCAAGACCATAACTCCATGCGTGGACTATAACAAAACTATAACCTTCCTCACTGGTAGAATCTGCCGCTAACTGATTGATACTGTTTGCCAATTGTTCACCCGTTCGGCTGAGACCATCATACTGAGGCGAATCCCATAAAGTAAATCTGGTGGTTACCATAGGCTTGCCGTCAAACCACAGCATATCACCGTCATAGCGGGCATAATCCCCTGCAACATCTACATAGAACAAACCTGACAAATTATCGAAACGGGTGAATTTATTCGCATATTGCTTGTAGCTGCTGTAGGTTAAAGGTTTATCCCAACCGTCCGAGTAATTATCTGGAATTACCAGCGTGTCAATATCTGCATTCTTCATGTAACCATTGAGTACAGTTGAATACGCATCCAGAGCTGAAAACTTTGAGGGATACATATATCCTAGACCACCTTGTACAGAAAAAGAGTCGGTCTCCGGTACATTTCGATACCACCAATCTATAACAGTTGGGGCGATTTCGGCCATAGCACCCGGCATTCCCCAGCCCATTGGAAACTGACCAAAATATTCTGAATCCAACCATCCAGAAGGTGGACGAAACAATACATTGATATTATCCATATCACTCATCATAAAAGCCACATGATGAACATCAGACCGTTTTTCAAATTCCTTATCACTGATAGGCTGCTCAAGTTCTATTTCCGGTTCGTATGATGCCATTCCGGCAAATGTTGGAAGATTGAGCATATGATTGCTTGGAACCTGAAACACGTTTTTGCTGCTGACAAAGTCTACCATGTTCAATTCCCCTGCATCCAGAGCAGGATTGCCCCATCCCCAGACTGATGAATTATCGTGCAGTGAATCAATCACTTGCTCGGTAATCGAATAATCATCGTTCCACCAAGACATCGCTTTGATAGCTGCGCCCCAGTCTCGTAGAAAAGGTTTTTCATGCATATCCGTATGATGCATTATAATAGCATTATGGTTAAACCGATCCCAATAATTATCATAAAGCCACTGCTCTGTTTTACCTCTACAGTCCATCACCTTTTGCAGCTCCGGCCATCTGCGATTTATATCGCTTTCAAGTGAGACATCCAAAGGGATGGCTTTAAGCACCCCCGCCAATGACATAGCGACACTGAAAGAATCACTGTTGTCAATGTCATAAAGTATATAGCCTTTAACGTTATCTTTATACTCATTTATATAAAAAGAAAAATTATTTCTTCTTGTTGTAGTTATGTCGTACCTGTTTTTCATATCATCTAAATAAAGGGCATATCTTCCATCTTCATAGTCTAAGAAGTATATTTCGGGTTTTGTTTGAGCCAGAATACCCTGAAGCGTTATAAGTGCCACCCGCTCAACTTCGCTCAGGTCAGGAGAATGATAATCAATTACATAGAGATGGTCAGGGGCAGAAAAATTGAAATCCAGAGGAGCGCGATGAGCAGCTGCATTATCTATACAATAAGCACCCTCAACCGGCTGATCTATCACAAAATGGAGGTCCATCTTATTTGCTCCCCGTTTGACTTTAACCATATGGGAAACATAAGTCCAGTCTGTATTATCAGCGTCCAGCACAAATTCATCCTGTCCCAAATAATTATCATTATAATCAAAAAAACGTATCTGGACTTTCGCATCGCCAGTTGCACCGGGTATGGCTTTATAGGCATAACGAACCTGCATCTGTCCAGAACCGGTTACACTGACCCAATGACAGCGAAGACCTGTATTACCAGCAAAGCTTTGACGTTCAAGATAAAAACACTTTGAACCGTCAATACCATCATTGCTGATACTGACACCTTCAGAAGAATACCAGCCGTAAAAATCGTTTTCAGAGCCACTGTTAAGAACCAGATTGGTGGATGTATCGCCCCCAGTCCATTCCGAATCTCCGACTGCAAAATTTCCAGCCAGACACAGGATCAAAAGCATTATTGCCAATTTTATCTTCAACATTATAGACATACGGAGCATTTCTTACTTCCCCCAGCCTTCAGAGAAATAAGGAAAATCCCTGAGGTCAACGCTTTGATTTTGGTCAAAATCTGCAGAAATCCCTTCGCCTTTTTCAAGCCAGCTTTCCCCAAACTGAAAGAGATCAGTTTCATCCACCCGGCAGTCTTTATTCAAATCACCCTTAAGATACGGAGAACATGGGCCATCATTCATAAGAGATCTAATTTCTTCGTGGGAAAGAGGTCTGCCGTATATGACCACATCGTCAAGTATTCCAAAGAAAGCTTCCTCAACCGCAGCTTCTGCGGGTTTGCCAATTCGAATCGGCACAGAGGTATTCGCTGGCGAATGAACGATATCAGTTCGTTCTGCAGCAAGCTCGCCATTTATATAAAGCCGACCTTCGTTTTCATTCAGTGTACAGGCGACATGCACCCACTCACCCGGCGAATAGCCGTTTGCTGCCATAATGGTTTGATGATTGGATTCACTGCCAACGCGGAACCATATCTCACCGGTCTCACGCAATTTAACATTCCAGCCGGTGCCGCTGTTATCGTTAGGCAATTTATCAACGGGAACCTGAAGCTGCAGTCTTCTGGATTTCATCCAGAAGGCAGCTGTGAGCCATTCGGATGAGCCTGCTTGATTGCCAAAGTCTATGCTGTCATCATCGCCGTCAAAGCGTATTGCACTAATACCTCTTTTGGCTTCGCCCTCAGAAGTAAATTCGGGACTGCCGAACTTTTCGTAAGAATGATTATCTGCAAAGCGGTTTTCAGTGTCTAATTCAAGCGGCCAGTATGCTGCTTTTGTGTTAAAATACAATTGATCTATCATTTCATCGGGTGTTACAACCCTGACGTTATCATCAAAATCCTGAATAGCATTATGCACCTCCTCAAGACCATAACTCCATGCGTGGACTATAACAAAACTATAACCTTCCTCACTGGTAGAATCTGCCGCTAACTGATTGATACTGTTTGCCAATTGTTCACCCGTTCGGCTAAGACCATCATACTGAGGTGAATCCCATAAAGTAAATCTGGTGGTTACCATAGGCTTGCCGTCAAACCACAGCATATCACCGTCATAGCGGGCATAATCCCCTGCAACATCTACATAGAACAAACCTTTTAAATTGTCAAAGCGGGTGTAGTTGCCTGCAAAATCCTTGTAACCGCTGAATGTTAGAGGTTTATCCCATCCATCGGAATAATTGTCTAAAATAACCAGCGACTCAAGGTCTCCCTTTTTCATATAACTATTAAGCACGGTTGAATACCCATCAAGCTCGGGAAATTTGGAAGGGTACATATATCCCTGTCCTGAATATGCAGAGAAGGAATTTTTCTCATTGGCTTTACGGTACCACCAATCCATCACAGAAGGGCCTACTTCAGCCATAGAAGCCTGCATGCCCCAGCCCATTGGAAACTGACCGAAATACTGTGGGTCGAACCATTTTGAGAGCGGATGAAACACGACGTTGATATTGTCCATATCGCTCATCATAAAAGCAACATGGTGAACATCAGATTTCTTTTCATACTCCTTATCGCCCGCAGGCTGTTTCAATTCTATTTCCGGTTCATAAGAGGCCATTCCGGCAAATGTAGAAAGGTTAAGCATCCAGTCTGCTGGTACCTGAAAAAGGCTGTTCTGGCTGTGAAAATCTACTGCGCTCAATTCGCCAGGGGCTGCCGGATTATCCCAACCCCAAACAGAGGAATTAGGATTCATTGATTCAAACACCTGCTGGGTTGCAGAGTAATCGATGTTCCACCATGAAATTGCTTTGGAAGCTGCTCCCAAATCCCGAAGGAAAAACTTTCTGCTGCTCTCATCGGTATCCTGAATCGTTATTGCATTATGGTTGAGCCTGTGCCAATAATTTTGATAAACCCATTGCTCTGTTTTGCCTCTGCAGTCGACAAGCTTTTGCAGCTCCGGCCATCTTCTATTTACATCGCTTTCAAGCGAAACATCCAGAGGAACAGCCCTCAGCACCCCAGTCAAAGACATAGCTGCGCTGAACGAGTCGCTGTCTTGGAAATCATAAAGCACGTAGCCGGCAAGGTCATCTTTATATTGATCAAGGTAAAAAGATAAGTAGTCATTCCTGGTGGTAGTTATGCCGTATCTGTTTTTCAAGTCATCCAGATACATTTGATACCTTCCGCCTCCATCTATAAAATACAACTCAGGCTTATTCTGTGCCAAAATCCCCTGCAACGAAGTAAGGGCTATTCGTTTGGCATCATTTAGATACTGAGAATGAAAATCAATCACATAGAGGTGGTCGGGAGGGGCAATGCCAAAATCTATAGGGGCTCGATAAACAGCTATATCATCAACGCGAAAAGTTCCCTCGGTTGATTCATCAATCATGAACCGGACATCCACAACATCAGCACCTTCCTCCACTGGAACTATATGCGAAACATAAGTCCATTCAGTAATTCCGGCATCAAGTGCGAATTGCTCCTGCCCTAAAAATTCATTATGGCTGGAAAAGCGAACATCAACTTGCGCATCGCTGCTTGCCCCATCCATTGCCATGATGGCAAATCGAATCATTATTTCCCCGCAGCCAGTAACGTTTATCTCATCGCTGAGAAGATCTTGGTAACGGTCTGAGAAGTTGCGTTTTAGCTCAAAACACTGAACTCCTTCGGTGCCGTCATTAACTATACTCACCCCATAGGAATGATTCCAACCATAAAAATCATTTTCAGCGCTGCCGTTAAGAATCAGATTAGTTGCAGTATCACCGCCTACCCAATCCTCGCCGGCAACAGCGGCTCCGCCAAACTGATACATAAGGAGAACTGCTATAACCGCTTGCTTTTTTAATGCCATAAATTAATCCTAATTGCCGTGAGGTTTAACTGCAAGATATTGTGCCAGAAGGCTGACAGGGAATGTCTAATTCCTGAAAAACATTTTCAAGATTTTGTTTACGTTAATAAATTTCTTCTAACTCTGGCCGCCAAGGAAGCGGCCCGAGTATTATTTTATGACTCTTTATTAGGGTTCAGGCCAACCGTCATGCATATACTTCATATCCGCTTTACCTTCATCAGTTACTGGAGTAAATGTCCCCGGATGCGCCCTGAGACGTTCAAATGCCTCAACGGTTTCATCGCTCAATTTCCTAGTTTCAACATGACCGTCCACATAACCAAAATTAGTATTGCCTCTGTGCCAGACGGAGATCGGATCATGCCAGGTTTGGTCTTGCCATCTTTGTTTATATGGGCCGAGTGCCCAAGAGCCGCGATTGAAGTTGCGGCCGTCATACTCTCCAACAAAATTATAGGTTGTGCTTGGCGAAGAAATCTGGACTGTTCGCTCGAGGTGAGTCCAACCCCAGTCTAAAGTTCCATTGAGAGAGTCGGGGATAGAATATGTTCTGAAATTGCCTGATTTATCGGAAGGACAGTGATAAAGGTCCACGCTTTCTGTGTAAGGAAAGAGGCTTCCAAGCCGAATACCTTCCTTGCGATGCTCAATAGTTGGGCTGTCGATTATTGCCCCGCCGCCCCTTTGGCCTTCACTGTTCCAAGGAGCCCACGCCCAGTCCCATTTATTGGTCTGTATCCACTCCTGCTCTTTTGGATTGTACACGTTTGCCCCTGGAATTTTGCTGTCGTTGTCAGAGGCGTATGTATGCCAAGCAACGTTCAAACCACGTATATTGCTTTCACATACAAGCGTTTTTGCCATTTGCCTTGCCTGTGATAATGCAGGCATAAGAATAGCCATAAGCAAAGCGATAATGGAAATGACCACCAACAATTCGATTAGCGTAAAAGCGCTGTTTAATTTAACATATTTATTTTTCATTTGCATTCTTTCTACTGTTATCAATTTTGTCAATGACCGATTCA
This window of the Sedimentisphaera salicampi genome carries:
- a CDS encoding GH116 family glycosyl-hydrolase; translated protein: MKVKRLACFIVVSILGAAALAEEIDYGADEVNAMQERRDMVKVGKSDYDYLALKNHKGPSGVPLGGIGTGCFDIAPNGAFTRIALNNTHEAGVLKDVQGSFLAYWNGEDAKLLQLNSVAGMDTVDNVTYKGLFPTIKCDYGNGVTLNAYSGLIPHNIKDSSLPVAWLDVTVKNITGKDSDFSVAFSWEDIIARGISDYADPSIFNQVSNNAWGLNTVKDQHPEKGLQPMEKPQTRVAPLKVGSFSGLLQYSKKLKPSKMTYQNYNNKTAILAEKTSGAEITFLPEWKVDNPQTWKSFVKSGEFDPDMSQPLSSHGEGAAASAVAIKTHLKAGESKTVRFMLAWFAPEYRIDREKADPVTYFGSADYCRYYHNYFDNIKELVSYAAKNRSRILRKSREWHKPVLDSTMPDWLKFKLINSGYVIYTNSILNKAGDFTVMEGMMGGLAGTMDQRMSSHPFFQKFFTEIDRSEMELFGHTPGSMDQILHFDGHYYIGIASRDGQTPTPEGWMLDNSGSWLVQLAKEYQQTGDLEYIAQFRDEIKGAVAFLKERMLYDLEIPVGYTTYDDFWHPEIYSYTATTYPVFMDAAAVLFDALDENQLAQECRYQKERSVQDAVNYLWNGEYFAYGCDPDGTNRLDDVMFSGQLAGQFVSRYCQWNENFPVEMVKSSIIAQLKTNVGNSVDYYAPKVWDIPAKQAEQGDYGKSTCWPFYLESYTAMAAIQAGFLQDGLDIMKHIQLVHLRNGWTWTQNLWQPDEVTYMTAPVTWFVTDVLAGAGVDVTKNTLYLAPVSMEKQGKVKLPLFYPKFWAVVTLDKNNKTASLKVTKTFGEEKYKIDRLICRPVGKSFAQQKVFDISPVTLKAGKTIDLSEFYNAMTDAEIHEPILDKIEIVPFKEYKPAKSLKYPEIKSAQDFFVDSVEVSLESEKGDIFYTLDGSDPQTDGKEYTTPFKIDTETTVLAIASSDGLYSPVQSKTFTKAEPLAPDLEKPVRFRYQLYKGYFQKLPDFASLEPVKSGIAVDSNVKRFRFNDNFAVLYKGSLTVEKDGVYTFSIRSDDGSRLTVGGKVLDNDGVHDAADTKTMTVPLTKGIYSVKVEYFENEGGELLEVKWKPSGSDSREVPIF
- a CDS encoding LamG-like jellyroll fold domain-containing protein, producing MSIMLKIKLAIMLLILCLAGNFAVGDSEWTGGDTSTNLVLNSGSENDFYGWYSSEGVSISNDGIDGSKCFYLERQSFAGNTGLRCHWVSVTGSGQMQVRYAYKAIPGATGDAKVQIRFFDYNDNYLGQDEFVLDADNTDWTYVSHMVKVKRGANKMDLHFVIDQPVEGAYCIDNAAAHRAPLDFNFSAPDHLYVIDYHSPDLSEVERVALITLQGILAQTKPEIYFLDYEDGRYALYLDDMKNRYDITTTRRNNFSFYINEYKDNVKGYILYDIDNSDSFSVAMSLAGVLKAIPLDVSLESDINRRWPELQKVMDCRGKTEQWLYDNYWDRFNHNAIIMHHTDMHEKPFLRDWGAAIKAMSWWNDDYSITEQVIDSLHDNSSVWGWGNPALDAGELNMVDFVSSKNVFQVPSNHMLNLPTFAGMASYEPEIELEQPISDKEFEKRSDVHHVAFMMSDMDNINVLFRPPSGWLDSEYFGQFPMGWGMPGAMAEIAPTVIDWWYRNVPETDSFSVQGGLGYMYPSKFSALDAYSTVLNGYMKNADIDTLVIPDNYSDGWDKPLTYSSYKQYANKFTRFDNLSGLFYVDVAGDYARYDGDMLWFDGKPMVTTRFTLWDSPQYDGLSRTGEQLANSINQLAADSTSEEGYSFVIVHAWSYGLEEVHNAIQDFDDNVRVVTPDEMIDQLYFNTKAAYWPLELDTENRFADNHSYEKFGSPEFTSEGEAKRGISAIRFDGDDDSIDFGNQAGSSEWLTAAFWMKSRRLQLQVPVDKLPNDNSGTGWNVKLRETGEIWFRVGSESNHQTIMAANGYSPGEWVHVACTLNENEGRLYINGELAAERTDIVHSPANTSVPIRIGKPAEAAVEEAFFGILDDVVIYGRPLSHEEIRSLMNDGPCSPYLKGDLNKDCRVDETDLFQFGKSWLEKGEGISADFDQNQSVDLRDFPYFSEGWQK
- a CDS encoding LamG-like jellyroll fold domain-containing protein — its product is MALKKQAVIAVLLMYQFGGAAVAGEDWVGGDTATNLILNGSAENDFYGWNHSYGVSIVNDGTEGVQCFELKRNFSDRYQDLLSDEINVTGCGEIMIRFAIMAMDGASSDAQVDVRFSSHNEFLGQEQFALDAGITEWTYVSHIVPVEEGADVVDVRFMIDESTEGTFRVDDIAVYRAPIDFGIAPPDHLYVIDFHSQYLNDAKRIALTSLQGILAQNKPELYFIDGGGRYQMYLDDLKNRYGITTTRNDYLSFYLDQYKDDLAGYVLYDFQDSDSFSAAMSLTGVLRAVPLDVSLESDVNRRWPELQKLVDCRGKTEQWVYQNYWHRLNHNAITIQDTDESSRKFFLRDLGAASKAISWWNIDYSATQQVFESMNPNSSVWGWDNPAAPGELSAVDFHSQNSLFQVPADWMLNLSTFAGMASYEPEIELKQPAGDKEYEKKSDVHHVAFMMSDMDNINVVFHPLSKWFDPQYFGQFPMGWGMQASMAEVGPSVMDWWYRKANEKNSFSAYSGQGYMYPSKFPELDGYSTVLNSYMKKGDLESLVILDNYSDGWDKPLTFSGYKDFAGNYTRFDNLKGLFYVDVAGDYARYDGDMLWFDGKPMVTTRFTLWDSPQYDGLSRTGEQLANSINQLAADSTSEEGYSFVIVHAWSYGLEEVHNAIQDFDDNVRVVTPDEMIDQLYFNTKAAYWPLELDTENRFADNHSYEKFGSPEFTSEGEAKRGISAIRFDGDDDSIDFGNQAGSSEWLTAAFWMKSRRLQLQVPVDKLPNDNSGTGWNVKLRETGEIWFRVGSESNHQTIMAANGYSPGEWVHVACTLNENEGRLYINGELAAERTDIVHSPANTSVPIRIGKPAEAAVEEAFFGILDDVVIYGRPLSHEEIRSLMNDGPCSPYLKGDLNKDCRVDETDLFQFGESWLEKGEGISADFDQNQSVDLRDFPYFSEGWGK
- a CDS encoding type II secretion system protein, with product MKNKYVKLNSAFTLIELLVVISIIALLMAILMPALSQARQMAKTLVCESNIRGLNVAWHTYASDNDSKIPGANVYNPKEQEWIQTNKWDWAWAPWNSEGQRGGGAIIDSPTIEHRKEGIRLGSLFPYTESVDLYHCPSDKSGNFRTYSIPDSLNGTLDWGWTHLERTVQISSPSTTYNFVGEYDGRNFNRGSWALGPYKQRWQDQTWHDPISVWHRGNTNFGYVDGHVETRKLSDETVEAFERLRAHPGTFTPVTDEGKADMKYMHDGWPEP